The following are encoded together in the Oncorhynchus masou masou isolate Uvic2021 chromosome 5, UVic_Omas_1.1, whole genome shotgun sequence genome:
- the LOC135527243 gene encoding translocon-associated protein subunit alpha-like, whose product MFNFGSKILVLFLVTFPCGQMSFGQVSAEESAEDIAPHATVDEEEEDELLVEEDQVPGSESEDDLDEDAAVGDVTSHPDADTTIIFVTGEEFPANEIAKFLVGFTNKGSHDFTVHSLEASFRYPQDFQFYIQNFTALPLSTVVQPQQQASFEYSFIPAQSMAGRPFGLVILLNYQDSEGNGFQMAIYNQTVTIVELEEGLDGETVFMYIFLAGLVVLAIFGMYQVLESRTRKRLPVKMEKGTGGMNDVDISWIPQETLNIMSKASASPKASPRKRTKRAAGVDQ is encoded by the exons ATGTTTAATTTCGGATCAAAAATACTTGTACTTTTCCTCGTGACTTTCCCATGTGGCCAGATGTCGTTCG GCCAGGTATCTGCAGAAGAGTCTGCGGAAGACATCGCCCCACATGCAACAGtcgatgaggaagaggaggatgagttGCTGGTGGAGGAAGATCAGGTCCCAGGCTCA GAATCAGAAGATGACTTAGATGAAGATGCTGCAGTTGGAGATGTAACCTCTCACCctgatgctgacaccaccatcATCTTTGTGACCGGGGAAG AGTTCCCAGCCAATGAGATTGCAAAGTTTCTGGTGGGTTTCACCAATAAGGGAAGCCATGATTTCACTGTCCATTCCCTGGAGGCCTCCTTCCGTTACCCTCAGGACTTCCAGTTCTACATCCAGAAT TTCACAGCCTTGCCCCTGAGCACTGTGGTCCAGCCCCAGCAGCAGGCCTCCTTTGAGTACTCCTTCATACCTGCTCAGTCCATGGCTGGTCGTCCCTTCGGCCTGGTCATCCTACTCAACTACCAGGACAGTGAG GGCAACGGTTTCCAGATGGCCATTTACAACCAGACCGTCACTATCGTTGAACTGGAGGAGGGACTGGATGGAGAGAC AGTGTTCATGTACATCTTCCTGGCTGGATTAGTTGTCTTGGCGATCTTTGGCATGTACCAGGTGCTGGAGTCTAGGACG AGGAAGAGGCTCCCAGTGAAGATGGAGAAGGGCACCGGTGGGATGAACGATGTGGACATCAGCTGGATTCCCCAGGAGACCCTCAACATCATGA GCAAGGCATCGGCATCCCCTAAAGCCTCCCCGAGGAAACGCACCAAGAGAGCGGCTGGAGTAGATCAATAA
- the LOC135527254 gene encoding neuritin-like codes for MGFTSVKISRFCAFIALVSLTVARVSAADVKCENIYRDFSDCVLELGESMDNYQENVTSEMGVEAVCSHWEAFHTCALTALSGCQEEVGSIWETLKEDSRKIRFQGSLFDLCSPSSAPSLRSLLSPLPLLLLGLLILEGPIWPST; via the exons ATGGGATTTACGTCGGTGAAAATTTCAAGATTTTGTGCATTTATTGCATTAG TGTCCCTGACTGTGGCAAGAGTCTCAGCTGCAGATGTGAAGTGTGAGAATATTTACAGGGACTTCTCTGACTGTGTTCTGGAGTTGGGGGAGAGCATGGATAACTACCAAGAGAATGTGACCAGCGAGATGGGAGTGGAAGCTGTGTGCAg CCACTGGGAGGCGTTCCACACGTGTGCCCTGACGGCACTGTCCGGGTGTCAGGAGGAGGTGGGCTCCATCTGGGAGACCCTGAAAGAAGACTCCAGGAAGATCCGCTTCCAGGGCAGCCTCTTCGACCTGTGCAGCCCCAGCTCGGCCCCCAGCCTGCGCTCGCTTCTATCCCCTCTACCCCTGCTGCTCCTAGGCTTGCTGATCCTGGAAGGGCCCATCTGGCCATCCACATAG
- the LOC135539828 gene encoding protein SYS1 homolog, with the protein MGSHFRSYIWDPVLILSQIVLMQCIYYSFLGLWLAGVDSLVQTNRSLDQIFSYEVLGFATMQGRLSMMAFILNSLTCALGLWFFIRRGKQCLDFTVTVHFFHMIGCWIYNAHFPAALSWWLVNVACMALMAVIGEYLCMRTELRAIPVNSGPKSNL; encoded by the exons ATGGGCAGTCATTTCCGCAGCTACATCTGGGACCCGGTCCTCATCTTGTCCCAGATTGTGTTGATGCAATGCATCTACTACAGCTTTCTGGGTCTGTGGCTGGCTGGAGTGGATAGTCTCGTACAAACCAACAGATCGCTGGACCAGATCTTCAGTTATGAG GTTCTTGGTTTTGCAACAATGCAGGGCAGACTCTCAATGATGGCATTCATCTTGAACTCGCTTACCTG TGCCCTGGGCCTGTGGTTCTTCATCCGCCGAGGGAAGCAGTGTCTGGACTTCACCGTCACTGTGCACTTCTTCCACATGATAGGCTGTTGGATTTACAACGCCCACTTCCCGGCGGCTCTGTCCTGGTGGCTGGTCAACGTGGCCTGCATGGCTCTGATGGCCGTGATTGGAGAGTACCTGTGCATGCGGACGGAGCTCAGGGCCATCCCAGTCAACAGTGGACCTAAGTCTAACCTCTGA